DNA from Kluyveromyces marxianus DMKU3-1042 DNA, complete genome, chromosome 8:
AGGCAATAAACTAAACCACCCAGAGACCAGAGGATGGACAGGCTCAGAGACTGTCAAACTTAGAAGCAAGGAGAGTGTCATTGACTATAGGTATATGCCTGATCCAGAACTACCAAATATCAGTTTAGATAATGGTGTCGTTGATGACGTGCAGAAGACTTTACCATTATCTCCTGATGATATTTGCAATAGCTTGCTTCATGAACCTTATAAACTATCGTTAAAAGATGCAAAAATCTTAACCTTCAACAGTAATGGAAGAGACGATTTATACTCGAATGAAGAATTAAGAGACTATTATTTGGAAACTTTTAAGGCATACAAAGTGTTATGTGATAAACAAAATATACAGTTCGTACGAAAATTACCAGCTAACTGGATCATCCATGAATTATTGGGAAATATGAACAAACTGGAGGTCCCATTAAAAAATCTACGCTGTATTTTACCCCCAGAAAAATTTGCTGACTTACTTGTGTTGATTTCAGATCAAACACTCAGTAACTCTAGCGGGAAACTTTTACTATCACATATCTTaaacaatttcaaagagAATCCACACGAtctaaacaaaaatatagATTTCGAAGCATTAATTGACGAATATGACCTTCACGCAGTTTCAAATgtaaatgatgaagaactcGAAGCCATATGCCGTCAAATTACTAATGAGCTTAATAATGATAAGATGATTAGAGACATTGTTTCcggaaaaaagaagggcTCACTAAAATTCCTTGTTGGACAAGGAATGAGGTTATCACAAGGTAGAGTGAGTGCCCAAAAGTTTGAGCAAACATTTAAGAAGATTCTAAATGTAAACTGGTGAAAGCTATTATAATTTCTACTATTTTGTACTTAAATGATCCCTGTATATAAcatcttctttggttcttAGCTAGTAATAAAAGTACGAAGGAAATTTTAATGCGATTTATACAGTCTCAAATTATTTATTAATATAAAACATGAAAACTTGAATACGAtcatattttgaaaagtcaTTAACGCTCCCGAAGACCAAATAAAGTTGAAAATAAtgttaaaaaaataccTCCATAACCTCATGAACATTATAAATCTGCGAATGAGGTTTACTGACTTGCAATAACAATTTTGTCCGACTgttatatttctttcattgaaaataatagaaCATCAGTACGCAGTACTTACATGTTTTTTTAGTATTATCAAACAGTTATTGTGCaatatgaaatattttgttgaatttctcGATATTTACAGGTATAGTTGCACCAGCCTAACTCCAAACGCTCATGTCTGAGTTCCAAATAGAGTTTGATGatgttgtggttgttgGGCGGGAAGAATTATCATTGTTCCATGCAGCATTCGTTTGtgaaaccaaaaaagtAGAAGGGAATGTGTCAGATTGATAAGGATTTCTTCCATAAGGTAAGTGTAAATCATGTTGTTCagttgaaagagaagatgACTGATTCAATGAGTTTAGAAGATCGTGATCTTGCGAAAATGACTGTTCTACCAATTGGTTACCAAATGAGGCAAATGATTGCTGTGAAGTTTGCGGAAGTTGAGACAAGAAACGActttgttgctgctgctgttgtggTTGCTGTTGTACAAATGGATGAGTATTACCTCCTTCATTTGGCAGAACGAAATCTAAGTCATTGCATATAGATGATGTAACAGACGCTGAACTCAAAGTTGAAGACAAGCGTGATGGAGGTATAGGTGGAGGTGTTATGCTAGAGTTTGGACTAAAGCAGGCTCTGGAATCTGGTATTTGAGAGATATTGCCCACACTGTTGTTGAATTGGCCTAATGATGAATTAGACACGTTGGGACTATTATTAGATAATAAGCTTAAGTTATCATAATTTCCTTCTTTAAGTAACTGGTCGTTATAGTCGTTAGTAAACGGACCATCTCCTGATTGATTTATACCACTTTTCGAATAAGGAAGATTGGGTGTCGATGTATAACCCCCAAATAAGCCAGATGGAAAATTGTATTGATTTACAGCATTATTGTAAATACTTGTGACCGACTGTTGGTATGGTTGGTTATATTTACCACTGTTAACTTGTTGACGCGACCTAACGTTAAAATTACTTGATTGAGCAAATGTTGTGCCattattatactttttACGATTAATTTGTTGTGtttgctgctggtgctgctgaTGCATATTTTGAGATTGTGGATATGCGCCCTGTTGTTGCATGCTATtaaaattcaaatattgCGTACTATTCATCTTTAATTGATGATTGTATCGATGTGCTGTCTGTTGAGCATATACCTGTTGCTGGGAATTTTGCTTAGAAGATCTGTAATCCGTTAAGTACATATTCATATCCTCCACTTGGGAGAAAAATGCAACATTGACCAATTGACCAGGCATGATAATTTTGACgatgatatatatttaacCGTTCACCGttcaaacaaaataaaaaaaaacctaaaCCTAAACCTTTCAATAATTAAAACATAAACAGTCCTATAATTCTAATTCACTGATCATAAAAGGTTTTCTTCCTAGGGTCTGACAGTGAGAGTTTGGAGTTaacaatttttcaatataaaaGAGTAAGAAGAATAACCATAAAATGCTAAAACcgcaaagaaaaagctcaAATCAAAAAGGGATATGATACAAAGCTATATGGAGCTTTTGCTAACtttagaaatgaaatgatACAACACCGTAAAGCTGGAATCcaataatattaaataaaaacgaataaaaatgatcaaagaaaaaaaaaaaaaaaaaagaccCTCAATGCACAGCTCTAAGCGTCAAACCTACCCAGGTATATGagaaaatatatgtatCCTGAAGCGACTCTAAATTTGCAGCTGGTTCACAGTCTAATATCACAATAAAGCTTCTATATCgtttgatttttttgaaCCTTTTCACTTCATTGGCCTTGAGATGCTTAGTTGATGTTTAAAATTTTTCTACTTTTTCAtgtcaagaaaaatactgGCAGATCATTTCTCCCAAGTTACAAATATATTTACGTCTGCATAAAGGTacaaattaaattaaaCGAGTATCCAGTACGAAGTATACTTCTGTATGCTTCATGtctattactattattattcttttaaCGTGTAGTagtctttttctttgccttgacttcttcatctgatGTAGCATGTAATCTGATGACATTTGGATAATCTGGTCTATTACCAGTATGACCTTGGTGCCAATCGTAGCTTAGTGCATATGCGAACACAGAACCTGTTCTATTAAATTGACATACAGGTATGGAGTAGTTTAGTCGAGGAAAGCCCTTAAGTCTGTGTCTATGATTCTTATCCCAAAAGTGGAAAGAACCGT
Protein-coding regions in this window:
- the PET112 gene encoding glutamyl-tRNA(Gln) amidotransferase subunit PET112; translated protein: MLSFKRDYTTRAITSKFKLLPEYKLKCGLEIHTQLSTINKLFSLSTNNPFADIEKPNYHTSYFDISLPGTQPLLNYEVVLYALRLSLALNCKVNLNSHFDRKHYFYGDQPLGYQITQHYSPFSSAGKLRLFKELDAIDEPFKDIAITQLQIEQDTGKSTYDATDSMTKIDLNRSNVPLIEMVTEPDFTDLKQIRAFIKKYQNLVRHLKISTGDLETGAMRVDVNLSINDHARVELKNLPNTSSINNAIKYEYMRQVKLIQNGEGNKLNHPETRGWTGSETVKLRSKESVIDYRYMPDPELPNISLDNGVVDDVQKTLPLSPDDICNSLLHEPYKLSLKDAKILTFNSNGRDDLYSNEELRDYYLETFKAYKVLCDKQNIQFVRKLPANWIIHELLGNMNKLEVPLKNLRCILPPEKFADLLVLISDQTLSNSSGKLLLSHILNNFKENPHDLNKNIDFEALIDEYDLHAVSNVNDEELEAICRQITNELNNDKMIRDIVSGKKKGSLKFLVGQGMRLSQGRVSAQKFEQTFKKILNVNW